Sequence from the Poecilia reticulata strain Guanapo unplaced genomic scaffold, Guppy_female_1.0+MT scaffold_2025, whole genome shotgun sequence genome:
TCAGACGACCTGACCAAGGRAACCTGAGCGACGGCAGAGAGCATTCGCTACGCATAGAGAGGCTGCCTGGCAGGTGAGTGGACGGCATTCATGgggacatttttctgtttgcgcTTCCTGCTGATGGCCCACTTTAAGATTTTATGAATGCTTCATCTTATTAATGTCTCCTCTTCACCAGATCCTTTGCAGTCCAAGTGGATGAGGAACCCAAGAGGGAGGCGCCGCTGCCCAATGACCAGCCAATCAGGCTGCAGCGCATCTTCCTCGGTGGTATTCCAGCAGACGTGGAGCAGACATCCAACAGAGTCAA
This genomic interval carries:
- the LOC103461522 gene encoding laminin subunit alpha-2-like, whose protein sequence is MLNKGSLEVLINTGSHSQRRVVRRPDQGNLSDGREHSLRIERLPGRSFAVQVDEEPKREAPLPNDQPIRLQRIFLGGIPADVEQTSNRVNVPFQGCIWNLMVNSV